In the genome of Desulfuromonas sp. DDH964, one region contains:
- a CDS encoding TonB-dependent receptor: MSSHRILLTLAVSALLLAPRLAPAAEPLLLEEINIRGDQQSSIEESLTMREVRESPARDIGEALQQLGGINTVRKGAIANDIVLRGFQRDNINVTIDDVRIHGACPARMDPPAFHFDFAEVESVEVIKGPYDITSPGGIGGSVKAISKRPGPGFGSDLNLTYGSFDMTNLAATAAYGSDDYDVLAGYAYKYSLSPRSGDGKRQTEVANYRPEAIDSRAYEMNTGWLKLGVNSGAHLRSELGYTYQDADHVLYPYLKMDADYDRTHRLNWNLKGHDLSGRVKEVEFKTYWDKVNHIMDDRLRTSSLTKPKYYMMQTDAKTETAGASLGAKIAAGPGMVKTGIDLYRRNWDAVNERAMYTMATPYTPVNMIPDVDIINLGLYAGYDWPLASNLTLKSGLRGDVASVKAGTANVLTSSRGDDRDFSALGGNLQLQWKPSDPLEIFVGIARGVRTPDPEELYIHLPGSPTWSGDPDLDPTVNHQLDLGVKYATGRWFASASLFYSRLTNYINFTQLSPTTKGYENVDATIYGSELSGQVALPADLFLRAAYSCSWGDNRDSNEPLSEMPPRKGLLALRYDNGTWFVEAAENLAARQDRVDPALLEEETPAWATTDLKTGATLGQWSLYAGINNFFDRQYTTHLSYQRDPFALGSKVPEPGRNLYVTLNWNY; this comes from the coding sequence ATGTCATCTCATCGCATCCTGCTCACCCTGGCGGTGAGCGCCCTGCTCCTGGCCCCCCGGCTCGCCCCGGCCGCCGAACCGCTGCTCCTCGAAGAGATCAATATTCGCGGCGACCAGCAGTCGTCGATCGAAGAGAGCCTGACCATGCGCGAGGTGCGCGAGAGCCCGGCCCGCGACATCGGCGAGGCGCTGCAGCAGCTCGGCGGCATCAACACCGTGCGCAAGGGGGCGATCGCCAACGACATCGTGCTGCGCGGTTTCCAGCGTGACAACATCAACGTCACCATCGACGACGTGCGCATCCACGGCGCCTGCCCGGCGCGCATGGACCCGCCCGCCTTCCACTTCGACTTCGCCGAGGTCGAGAGCGTCGAGGTGATCAAGGGACCCTACGACATCACCAGCCCCGGCGGCATCGGCGGCAGCGTCAAGGCGATCTCCAAGCGCCCCGGCCCCGGGTTCGGCAGCGACCTCAACCTGACCTACGGCTCCTTCGACATGACCAACCTCGCGGCCACCGCCGCCTACGGCAGCGACGACTACGACGTGCTGGCCGGCTACGCCTACAAATATTCCCTCTCCCCCCGTTCCGGCGACGGCAAGCGCCAGACCGAGGTCGCCAACTACCGCCCCGAGGCGATCGATTCGCGCGCCTACGAGATGAACACCGGCTGGCTCAAGCTCGGCGTCAACAGCGGCGCGCACCTGCGCAGCGAACTCGGCTACACCTACCAGGACGCCGACCATGTGCTCTATCCCTACCTGAAGATGGATGCCGACTATGACCGGACCCACCGCCTCAACTGGAATCTCAAGGGGCATGACCTCTCGGGACGGGTGAAGGAGGTCGAATTCAAAACCTACTGGGACAAGGTCAACCACATCATGGACGACCGGCTGCGCACCAGCTCCCTCACCAAGCCGAAGTACTACATGATGCAGACCGACGCCAAAACCGAGACCGCCGGTGCCAGCCTCGGCGCCAAGATTGCCGCCGGCCCCGGCATGGTCAAGACCGGCATCGACCTCTACCGCCGCAACTGGGACGCGGTCAACGAGCGCGCCATGTACACCATGGCGACCCCCTACACCCCGGTCAATATGATCCCCGACGTCGATATCATCAATCTCGGCCTCTACGCCGGCTACGACTGGCCCCTCGCCTCGAATCTCACCCTGAAAAGCGGCCTGCGGGGCGACGTCGCCTCGGTCAAGGCCGGGACCGCCAATGTGTTGACCAGCAGCCGCGGCGACGACCGTGATTTCTCCGCCCTCGGCGGCAACCTGCAGCTGCAGTGGAAACCGAGCGACCCCCTCGAAATCTTCGTCGGCATCGCCAGGGGCGTGCGCACCCCCGACCCCGAGGAGCTCTACATCCACCTCCCCGGCAGCCCGACCTGGAGCGGCGACCCCGACCTCGACCCGACCGTCAACCACCAGCTTGATCTCGGCGTCAAATACGCCACCGGCCGCTGGTTCGCCAGCGCCTCGCTCTTCTACAGCCGTCTCACCAACTACATCAACTTCACCCAGCTGAGCCCCACCACCAAGGGGTACGAGAACGTCGACGCCACCATCTACGGCAGCGAGCTGAGCGGCCAGGTCGCCCTCCCCGCCGACCTCTTCCTGCGCGCCGCCTATTCCTGCAGCTGGGGCGACAATCGCGACAGCAACGAGCCCCTCTCCGAGATGCCGCCGCGCAAAGGGCTGCTCGCCCTGCGCTACGACAACGGCACCTGGTTCGTCGAGGCGGCGGAAAACCTCGCCGCCCGCCAGGACCGCGTCGACCCGGCCCTGCTCGAAGAAGAGACCCCGGCCTGGGCCACCACCGACCTCAAAACCGGCGCCACCCTCGGCCAGTGGTCGCTCTACGCCGGCATCAACAACTTCTTCGACCGCCAATACACAACCCACCTCTCCTACCAGCGCGACCCCTTCGCCCTCGGCAGCAAGGTGCCCGAGCCGGGACGCAACCTCTATGTGACGCTCAACTGGAACTACTGA
- a CDS encoding type II toxin-antitoxin system HicA family toxin, whose product MTRRDKLLQRFCNRPKDFTWQELATLLAGFGYHPAVAGKTGGSRVRFLHDTRAPIILHKPHPTPVLKHYQVEQIKETLAQEGLL is encoded by the coding sequence ATGACCAGACGCGACAAGCTGTTGCAGCGCTTCTGCAACCGACCGAAGGATTTCACCTGGCAGGAATTGGCAACCCTGCTGGCTGGATTCGGCTACCATCCGGCAGTTGCCGGCAAGACCGGAGGTTCGCGGGTCAGGTTCCTGCACGATACGCGAGCCCCCATCATCCTGCATAAACCCCATCCGACCCCGGTCTTGAAGCACTATCAAGTGGAACAGATCAAGGAAACACTCGCCCAAGAGGGTTTACTATGA
- a CDS encoding type II toxin-antitoxin system HicB family antitoxin, with amino-acid sequence MKDMMRYRDYFGSVHYSDEDRVFFGRVEFIRALVSYEGTDVTSLRRSFEEAVDDYLETCQAAGHVPEKPFKGSFNVRVGAALHQRVAIAASQRGMTLNKFIVEVLEREAGKDLAV; translated from the coding sequence ATGAAAGACATGATGCGTTACCGGGACTATTTCGGTTCCGTCCATTACAGCGACGAGGATCGCGTCTTCTTCGGCCGCGTGGAGTTTATCCGCGCCCTGGTGAGTTACGAAGGAACCGACGTCACCTCCCTGCGCCGTTCCTTCGAGGAAGCGGTCGACGACTATCTGGAAACCTGCCAGGCGGCAGGCCACGTCCCGGAAAAACCGTTCAAGGGCTCCTTCAACGTCCGCGTCGGCGCTGCCCTGCACCAGCGCGTCGCCATCGCCGCGAGCCAGCGGGGAATGACCTTGAACAAGTTCATCGTCGAGGTGTTGGAACGGGAGGCGGGAAAAGATCTGGCAGTGTAG
- a CDS encoding HD-GYP domain-containing protein, translating to MLHQPHKWLLLKLFLVWLLLSLVIGGLVRYLGNVQLDNHVVSQARSETDNYALAVATYLEAPSPEALTLLDRKIRTSIEQDNLIVVEFYDSDARKITEAIKPSAQAIEEQLPKHGTGFAGREGTLCEKMTLGPETYLRVFVPIHRKDGRRIGYLEGIYRAPAEMVARSKQQIFWSLLLVVLVIFTTSLVLYPLILRLNRKLIDYSQQLALTNVGLLKVLGNAVAKRDSDTNIHNYRVTLYSVRIGELLGLPSAAMQGLIKGAFLHDLGKIAISDNILHKAGRLTVAEIEIMKSHVDHGEDILRSYDWLRDGIEVTRCHHEKFDGSGYPQALKGAAIPLNARIFAVADVFDALTSKRPYKEPFSFETAVAILYESSGSHFDPAVSQLFLDHAAALYAEIGNNDEVFLQAKLESCIATYFH from the coding sequence ATGCTTCATCAACCCCACAAGTGGCTGCTGCTCAAACTGTTCCTGGTCTGGCTTCTCCTCTCGCTGGTCATCGGCGGGCTGGTGCGCTACCTCGGCAACGTCCAGTTGGACAACCATGTCGTCAGCCAGGCCCGGTCGGAAACCGACAACTACGCGCTGGCGGTCGCCACCTATCTGGAAGCCCCCTCTCCCGAAGCCCTGACCCTCCTCGATCGCAAAATTCGGACATCCATCGAACAGGACAACCTGATCGTGGTCGAGTTTTACGACAGCGATGCGAGAAAGATTACCGAAGCGATCAAACCCTCGGCCCAGGCGATCGAGGAACAACTCCCCAAGCACGGGACAGGTTTTGCCGGTCGGGAGGGGACCTTGTGCGAAAAAATGACGCTCGGTCCGGAGACCTACCTGCGGGTCTTTGTCCCCATCCACCGCAAGGACGGTCGCCGGATCGGCTATCTGGAAGGAATCTACCGGGCCCCGGCAGAGATGGTGGCGCGGAGCAAGCAACAAATCTTCTGGTCCTTGCTCCTGGTCGTGCTGGTGATCTTCACCACCAGCCTGGTCCTCTATCCCCTGATCCTGCGTCTCAACCGCAAGCTGATCGATTATTCCCAACAGCTGGCACTGACCAATGTCGGCCTGCTAAAGGTCCTGGGCAACGCTGTCGCTAAACGGGACAGCGATACCAACATTCACAACTACCGGGTCACCCTCTATTCGGTGCGGATCGGCGAACTGCTGGGGTTGCCCTCTGCCGCGATGCAGGGACTGATCAAGGGCGCTTTTCTGCATGACCTGGGTAAAATCGCCATCAGCGACAACATCCTTCACAAAGCGGGACGCTTGACCGTCGCGGAGATCGAGATCATGAAATCCCACGTCGACCACGGCGAAGATATCCTGCGGAGTTACGACTGGCTGCGCGACGGCATCGAGGTAACCCGCTGCCACCACGAAAAATTCGACGGCAGCGGCTATCCCCAAGCCCTGAAGGGGGCAGCGATTCCCCTCAATGCCCGGATTTTTGCGGTTGCGGACGTCTTCGACGCCCTGACCTCCAAACGCCCTTACAAAGAGCCGTTCAGTTTCGAGACTGCGGTCGCAATCCTGTATGAATCCTCGGGGAGCCATTTCGACCCGGCGGTTTCGCAGCTGTTTCTCGACCACGCGGCCGCGCTCTATGCCGAAATCGGCAATAACGACGAAGTCTTTCTACAGGCCAAGCTCGAATCCTGCATCGCCACCTATTTCCACTAA
- the tkt gene encoding transketolase has product MTEQAIDSRNDLDTLCINTLRMLAVDMVEKADSGHPGLPMGAAAIAYTLWTRHLRCNPQNPAWPDRDRFVLSAGHGSALLYALLHLAGYDLPLEQIKHFRQWGSRAPGHPERGETPGVEVTTGPLGQGVANAVGLAMAEAWLAARFNRDGLPLVNHFTYGLCSDGDLMEGVAAEAVSLAGHLGLGKLILLYDDNLISLAAGTRITFTEDVGVRFAACGWQVLDVADGNDVAAIDQALAAAKAETSRPSLLRVRTHIGFGSPHKQDSCEAHGSPLGAEEVAATKHHLGWPLKPAFHIPPEALARFRQLVDTGRLLERKWDDLLGAYAQAYPAAMAEWRRYQAGELPPGWDEEIPVFAADHKPIATRSAGGEVLNAIARKVGNLIGGSADLDPSTKTALKGRGSFQAPGSGDDSVEGSPGGEWSYRGANIAFGVREHAMGGILNGMAAHGGIRPFGATFFIFSDYLRPSLRLAALSRLPVKYVFTHDSVALGEDGPTHQPIEQLASLRAMPNLTVIRPADGNEVAEAWRVAMRIDDGPVALVFSRQDLPILDRGQVAPASGLARGGYVLLDPPGPEAADLILIASGSEVHTALAARERLTEEGWRVRVVSLPSWELFAAQPQDYRDQVLPPQVSARIAIEAAASFGWERYVGPGGQVIGIDRFGASAPGAVNLEKLGISAAAIVAAARSLLA; this is encoded by the coding sequence ATGACGGAACAGGCCATCGATTCCCGCAACGATCTCGATACCCTCTGTATCAACACCCTTCGCATGCTCGCCGTCGACATGGTCGAAAAGGCCGATTCGGGGCATCCCGGCCTGCCCATGGGCGCGGCCGCCATCGCCTATACCCTGTGGACCCGGCACCTGCGCTGCAACCCGCAAAACCCCGCCTGGCCCGACCGCGACCGCTTCGTCCTCAGCGCCGGCCACGGCAGCGCCCTCCTCTACGCCCTGCTGCACCTCGCCGGCTACGATCTGCCCCTGGAGCAGATCAAGCACTTCCGGCAATGGGGAAGCCGCGCTCCGGGGCATCCCGAGCGGGGCGAAACCCCCGGTGTCGAGGTCACCACCGGCCCCCTCGGCCAGGGGGTCGCCAACGCCGTTGGCCTGGCCATGGCCGAGGCCTGGCTCGCCGCCCGCTTCAACAGGGACGGTCTGCCCCTGGTCAATCATTTTACCTACGGGCTGTGCAGTGACGGTGACCTGATGGAGGGGGTCGCCGCCGAGGCCGTTTCACTGGCCGGGCATCTGGGTCTCGGCAAGTTGATCCTCCTCTACGACGACAACCTGATTTCGCTGGCCGCGGGCACCCGCATCACCTTTACGGAGGACGTCGGGGTACGCTTCGCCGCCTGCGGCTGGCAGGTTCTCGATGTCGCCGACGGCAATGATGTCGCAGCGATCGACCAGGCCCTTGCCGCCGCCAAGGCCGAGACCTCCCGTCCGTCGCTGCTGCGGGTCCGCACCCATATCGGCTTCGGCAGTCCCCACAAACAGGACAGCTGTGAGGCCCATGGCTCCCCTCTCGGAGCGGAAGAGGTCGCGGCGACCAAGCACCACCTTGGCTGGCCGCTTAAACCGGCCTTTCACATCCCCCCCGAAGCCTTGGCCCGTTTCCGCCAGTTGGTCGACACCGGCCGGTTGCTGGAGCGCAAGTGGGACGATCTGCTCGGCGCCTATGCCCAGGCGTATCCCGCCGCAATGGCCGAGTGGCGGCGCTACCAGGCCGGCGAGCTGCCGCCGGGGTGGGACGAGGAGATCCCGGTCTTCGCGGCCGACCACAAGCCAATCGCCACCCGCTCGGCCGGCGGCGAAGTGCTCAATGCCATCGCCCGCAAGGTCGGCAACCTGATCGGCGGCTCGGCGGACCTCGACCCCTCGACCAAGACCGCCCTGAAAGGGCGGGGCAGCTTTCAGGCCCCGGGCTCCGGCGACGACAGCGTCGAAGGCTCGCCCGGCGGGGAGTGGAGCTACCGCGGCGCCAATATCGCTTTCGGCGTGCGCGAACATGCCATGGGCGGCATCCTCAACGGCATGGCGGCCCACGGCGGCATCCGCCCCTTCGGCGCCACCTTCTTCATCTTCTCCGATTACCTGCGCCCCTCCCTGCGGCTGGCGGCGCTCAGCCGCCTTCCCGTCAAGTACGTCTTCACCCACGACTCCGTTGCCCTTGGCGAGGACGGCCCGACCCATCAGCCGATCGAGCAACTGGCCAGCCTGCGGGCGATGCCGAACCTGACGGTCATCCGCCCCGCCGATGGCAACGAGGTCGCCGAGGCCTGGCGGGTGGCGATGCGCATTGACGACGGCCCGGTGGCCCTGGTCTTTTCCCGGCAGGACCTGCCGATTCTCGACCGCGGACAGGTGGCCCCGGCCAGCGGGCTGGCCCGGGGCGGCTATGTGCTGCTCGACCCGCCGGGGCCGGAGGCCGCCGATCTGATCCTGATCGCCAGCGGTTCGGAGGTGCATACCGCGCTTGCTGCCCGGGAACGGTTGACCGAGGAAGGCTGGCGGGTGCGGGTGGTGAGCCTCCCCTCCTGGGAACTCTTCGCTGCCCAGCCGCAGGACTACCGCGACCAGGTCCTGCCACCCCAGGTCAGCGCCCGGATCGCCATCGAGGCCGCGGCCAGCTTCGGCTGGGAGCGCTATGTCGGCCCCGGCGGCCAGGTGATCGGCATCGACCGTTTCGGCGCCTCGGCTCCCGGCGCGGTCAACCTGGAGAAGCTTGGTATTTCTGCCGCGGCGATCGTTGCCGCGGCTCGCAGTCTGCTGGCATGA
- a CDS encoding ROK family protein, with amino-acid sequence MAEPCTLGVDLGGTKIKLALVAGDGRILADRRLSTDADGGPGRVRDQIVEACRDLQEAAPTTPAGLGVGVAGQVRAADGVVRFAPNLGWHDVPLQAELQRELQLPVVLVNDVRAATWAEWRFGAGQGCADLVCLFVGTGIGGGIVSDGRILAGSSNSAGEIGHMTVDLHGPPCHCDNRGCFEALAGGWAIARRAREAVLADPGAGAVLRQLAADQGEELSAAIVAAGLRAGDPLARRIVDEVTLALIAGCVGLVNAFNPRRLILGGGVIDGLPELVARIDQGIRQRALAVAGEGLEVVATALGSDAGVIGAAAVALNQSQEKGAAA; translated from the coding sequence ATGGCTGAACCGTGCACCCTCGGGGTCGACCTGGGGGGAACCAAGATCAAGCTGGCGTTGGTCGCCGGCGATGGCCGCATCCTGGCGGACCGACGCCTGTCGACCGATGCTGATGGCGGACCCGGGCGGGTCCGGGACCAGATTGTCGAGGCGTGCCGGGACCTGCAGGAAGCGGCGCCTACAACGCCGGCCGGCCTCGGCGTCGGGGTTGCCGGGCAGGTCCGCGCCGCCGACGGCGTGGTTCGCTTTGCCCCCAACCTCGGCTGGCACGATGTGCCGCTGCAGGCCGAGTTGCAAAGGGAGCTCCAGCTGCCGGTGGTGCTGGTCAACGACGTGCGGGCCGCCACCTGGGCGGAATGGCGGTTCGGCGCCGGCCAGGGCTGTGCCGACCTGGTTTGCCTCTTCGTCGGGACCGGCATCGGCGGTGGCATCGTCAGCGACGGCCGGATCCTGGCCGGGAGCAGCAACAGTGCCGGGGAGATCGGGCACATGACCGTCGATCTCCATGGTCCTCCCTGCCATTGTGATAACCGCGGCTGCTTCGAGGCCCTGGCCGGTGGCTGGGCCATCGCCCGGCGCGCCCGGGAGGCGGTTCTCGCCGATCCCGGCGCCGGCGCCGTTTTGCGCCAGCTCGCCGCGGATCAGGGGGAAGAGTTGAGCGCGGCGATCGTCGCGGCCGGCCTGCGCGCCGGCGACCCGCTGGCCCGCAGGATTGTCGATGAAGTCACCTTGGCGCTGATCGCCGGTTGTGTCGGTCTGGTCAACGCCTTCAATCCCCGGCGTCTGATTCTCGGCGGGGGGGTGATTGATGGCCTGCCCGAACTGGTCGCAAGGATCGATCAGGGGATCCGGCAACGGGCCCTGGCCGTCGCCGGAGAAGGTCTGGAGGTCGTGGCGACCGCTCTTGGCAGCGATGCCGGAGTGATCGGCGCCGCCGCCGTGGCCTTGAACCAGAGTCAGGAAAAAGGAGCAGCGGCATGA
- a CDS encoding inorganic phosphate transporter codes for MSIELWMVGVGILGLFSIFAIFVGVSNDAVNFLNSSIGSRVAPRTVILTVAGLGIMAGVTFSSGMMEVARKGIFNPQFFTMPELLTIFLAVMLANVILLDLFNTYGLPTSTTVSIVFELLGAAVAVSVLKIVQSGDSLVTVVNYINSAKAITIIMGILLSVVIAFVSGAVVQFFTRLLFTFDYRQRMKRYGALWGGLALASITYFILVKGAKGAAFITPATVAWINGNVFTLQLIIFAVSVVVLAVLQAFKVNILKPIVLIGTFALAMAFSANDLVNFIGVPLAGLQAYKAALASANPLTVPMGALAQKVQTETALLLLSGLIMVVTLCLSKKARTVTETEISLAQQEEGQERFESIFLSRSIVRLVLGIFDMARAVIPAPLRLFVHRRLDPALAPLAVGGGERPSFDLLRAAVNLMVASAVVSYATANKLPLSTTYVTFMVAMGSSFSDRAWGRESAVYRVTGVLTVIGGWFLTAVAAFIFAGLFAAIIFYGQAFGVLLLIVLTVVMVRNAHRKHRTLTEEAQKEKIFNLKSVEDPSGAIATTFEHMSLFLGEIRTSLDLALDALFRQRIDLLTVERRKMNKVQSWTNIISANIFKAMRILDQKGMTVSYRYAQAIRRLQKFNDGYRDIVLRGYTHVGNHHKGLLPEQVEELEQVRRQLHDILVEVEATFNRRQPADIAGLHEKDSRLRALAAELNERQAARIKDNTSKTRLSILYYGIIGNAMMLSKQSMELLEIFATSFSKVDK; via the coding sequence ATGAGCATTGAATTATGGATGGTCGGAGTCGGCATCCTCGGCCTCTTTTCGATTTTCGCAATCTTCGTCGGCGTCAGCAACGACGCCGTCAACTTCCTCAACTCCTCCATCGGCTCCCGGGTTGCGCCCCGGACCGTCATCCTCACCGTCGCGGGGCTCGGCATCATGGCCGGGGTGACCTTCTCCAGCGGCATGATGGAGGTCGCCCGCAAGGGGATCTTCAATCCGCAGTTCTTCACCATGCCGGAGCTGTTGACCATCTTCCTCGCGGTGATGCTGGCCAACGTCATCCTCCTCGACCTCTTCAATACCTACGGCCTGCCGACCTCGACCACCGTTTCCATTGTCTTCGAGCTCCTTGGTGCCGCCGTCGCGGTCTCCGTGCTGAAGATCGTCCAGAGCGGCGACAGCCTGGTAACTGTCGTTAACTACATCAACTCCGCCAAGGCGATCACCATCATCATGGGGATCCTGCTCTCGGTGGTAATCGCCTTTGTCAGCGGCGCCGTGGTCCAGTTCTTCACCCGGCTCCTCTTCACTTTCGATTATCGCCAGCGCATGAAACGCTATGGGGCGCTCTGGGGCGGCCTGGCCCTGGCTTCGATCACCTACTTCATCCTCGTCAAGGGGGCCAAGGGGGCCGCCTTCATTACCCCGGCGACGGTGGCCTGGATCAACGGCAACGTCTTTACCCTGCAGCTGATCATCTTCGCCGTCTCCGTGGTGGTGCTGGCGGTGCTGCAGGCATTCAAGGTCAACATCCTCAAGCCGATCGTGCTGATCGGCACCTTCGCCCTGGCAATGGCCTTTTCCGCCAACGACCTCGTCAATTTCATCGGCGTCCCCCTCGCCGGGCTGCAGGCCTACAAGGCGGCCCTGGCGAGCGCCAACCCCCTCACCGTCCCCATGGGCGCCCTGGCGCAGAAGGTCCAGACCGAAACGGCGCTGCTCCTCCTTTCCGGGCTGATCATGGTGGTGACCCTGTGCCTGTCGAAGAAAGCGCGCACCGTCACCGAGACCGAGATCAGCCTTGCCCAGCAGGAAGAGGGGCAGGAGCGTTTCGAGTCGATTTTCCTCTCGCGCTCCATCGTGCGCCTGGTCCTTGGCATCTTCGATATGGCCCGCGCCGTCATCCCGGCCCCGCTGCGACTGTTTGTCCACCGCCGCCTCGACCCGGCGCTGGCCCCCCTGGCCGTGGGCGGGGGCGAGCGCCCATCCTTCGACCTGCTGCGCGCCGCCGTCAACCTGATGGTGGCGAGCGCCGTGGTCTCCTACGCCACCGCCAACAAGCTCCCCCTCTCCACCACCTATGTCACCTTCATGGTCGCCATGGGAAGCTCCTTCTCCGACCGCGCCTGGGGCCGGGAGAGCGCCGTCTACCGTGTCACCGGCGTATTGACGGTCATCGGTGGCTGGTTTCTCACCGCGGTCGCCGCCTTCATCTTTGCCGGCCTCTTCGCCGCTATCATCTTCTACGGCCAGGCCTTTGGCGTCCTGCTGCTGATCGTCCTAACGGTGGTGATGGTGCGCAATGCCCACCGCAAGCACCGCACCCTCACCGAGGAAGCGCAGAAGGAGAAGATCTTCAACCTCAAGTCGGTCGAGGACCCGAGCGGCGCGATCGCCACCACCTTCGAGCACATGAGCCTCTTCCTCGGCGAGATCCGCACTTCCCTCGACCTCGCCCTCGACGCGCTCTTCCGCCAGCGGATCGACCTTTTGACCGTGGAGCGCAGGAAGATGAACAAGGTGCAGAGCTGGACCAACATCATCAGCGCCAACATCTTCAAGGCGATGCGCATCCTCGACCAAAAAGGGATGACCGTCTCCTACCGCTATGCCCAGGCGATCCGGCGCCTGCAGAAGTTCAATGACGGCTACCGCGACATCGTGCTGCGCGGCTATACCCATGTCGGCAACCACCACAAGGGGCTGTTGCCGGAGCAGGTCGAGGAGCTGGAGCAGGTGCGCCGGCAGCTCCACGATATCCTGGTCGAGGTGGAAGCAACCTTCAACCGCCGGCAGCCCGCCGACATTGCCGGGCTGCACGAGAAGGACAGCCGGCTGCGCGCCCTCGCCGCCGAGCTCAACGAGCGCCAGGCCGCGCGGATCAAGGACAATACCTCCAAGACTCGCCTCAGCATCCTCTACTACGGCATCATCGGCAATGCCATGATGCTCAGCAAGCAGAGCATGGAGTTGCTGGAGATCTTTGCGACCTCCTTCAGCAAGGTTGATAAATAA
- a CDS encoding zf-TFIIB domain-containing protein — MALCTSCSAPLPVNTAFCSYCGTRNDLDVLGMRRFAETHELSQRICPDCETAMTTIRLGQDGSFAVERCATCYGLFFDPGEVQAFLDATVAPAFVVNFQEIVNINQQRASRDRGVRYVRCPECRKFMNRVNFGATSGVVMDQCKAHGVWLDNGELIHLMEWKRAGGELRAQQRLQQRREEIAAGAARVRPSLPLAEEPESDPVGEALLKVLESAASLVGRIFR; from the coding sequence GCCGGTCAACACCGCCTTCTGCAGCTACTGCGGCACCCGCAACGACCTCGACGTCCTCGGGATGCGACGCTTCGCCGAAACCCATGAACTGTCGCAACGCATCTGTCCCGACTGCGAAACGGCGATGACGACGATCCGTCTGGGACAGGACGGTTCCTTCGCTGTCGAGCGCTGCGCCACCTGCTACGGGCTCTTCTTCGATCCCGGCGAGGTTCAGGCCTTTCTCGATGCAACCGTCGCCCCCGCCTTCGTCGTCAACTTCCAGGAGATCGTCAATATCAACCAGCAGCGGGCGAGCAGGGACCGCGGCGTGCGTTACGTCAGGTGCCCCGAGTGCCGCAAGTTCATGAACCGGGTCAACTTCGGCGCCACCAGCGGCGTGGTGATGGACCAGTGCAAGGCGCACGGGGTCTGGCTCGACAATGGCGAGCTGATCCACCTGATGGAGTGGAAACGGGCCGGCGGGGAACTGCGCGCGCAACAGCGGCTGCAGCAGCGCCGCGAGGAGATTGCCGCCGGCGCCGCCAGGGTGCGCCCGTCGTTACCGCTGGCAGAAGAACCGGAGAGTGATCCCGTCGGCGAAGCGCTCCTCAAGGTGCTCGAGTCGGCAGCCAGCCTGGTTGGCCGGATTTTCCGCTAG